In Drosophila bipectinata strain 14024-0381.07 chromosome 2R, DbipHiC1v2, whole genome shotgun sequence, one genomic interval encodes:
- the spab gene encoding uncharacterized protein spab isoform X2, whose product MSNIPLWAALLLLLGTSLATPSSASSFTTGTGAGPGTAWQRALFGRNSRNLVHRRAPGDLGLNDFYGPYAGLVLDPSRVGEQREQHQPLPPPQQLRQQTEVYGIVEPLIEDTPCADRACLLNEDCCPSGVCVNTYGG is encoded by the exons ATGAGTAACATACCGCTGTGGGCAgcgttgctgctgctcctcggcACCTCTTTGGCCACACCCTCATCCGCATCATCATTCACCACCGGAACTGGCGCCGGACCCGGAACCGCTTGGCAGCGCGCCCTGTTCGGACGCAATTCGCGCAATCTAGTGCACCGCAGAGCCCCCGGGGACTTGGGTCTGAACGACTTCTATGGCCCATATGCCGGACTGGTCCTGGATCCCAGCCGAGTAGGGGAGCAGAGGGAGCAGCACCAGCCATTACCACCTCCGCAGCAG CTTCGCCAACAGACCGAGGTATATGGAATTGTAGAGCCGCTGATTGAGGACACACCCTGTGCAGACCGCGCCTGCCTGCTCAACGAGGACTGCTGTCCCTCCGGGGTCTGCGTCAACACATATGGCG GGTAA
- the spab gene encoding prohormone-3 isoform X1, which yields MSNIPLWAALLLLLGTSLATPSSASSFTTGTGAGPGTAWQRALFGRNSRNLVHRRAPGDLGLNDFYGPYAGLVLDPSRVGEQREQHQPLPPPQQLRQQTEVYGIVEPLIEDTPCADRACLLNEDCCPSGVCVNTYGEGKCVYVFGRQRELCQHHADCPQGSACMLVAQEGVWRCEAEPESGAAPSLLDDVFRMRPKQPLGSDCSSSSDCQVINGMCCQQQRLHHRATIKLTCGYFRDAFDCVDMVGNEHRN from the exons ATGAGTAACATACCGCTGTGGGCAgcgttgctgctgctcctcggcACCTCTTTGGCCACACCCTCATCCGCATCATCATTCACCACCGGAACTGGCGCCGGACCCGGAACCGCTTGGCAGCGCGCCCTGTTCGGACGCAATTCGCGCAATCTAGTGCACCGCAGAGCCCCCGGGGACTTGGGTCTGAACGACTTCTATGGCCCATATGCCGGACTGGTCCTGGATCCCAGCCGAGTAGGGGAGCAGAGGGAGCAGCACCAGCCATTACCACCTCCGCAGCAG CTTCGCCAACAGACCGAGGTATATGGAATTGTAGAGCCGCTGATTGAGGACACACCCTGTGCAGACCGCGCCTGCCTGCTCAACGAGGACTGCTGTCCCTCCGGGGTCTGCGTCAACACATATGGCG AGGGTAAATGCGTTTATGTGTTTGGGCGGCAGCGGGAGTTGTGCCAACACCATGCGGATTGCCCACAGGGAAGTGCCTGCATGCTGGTGGCCCAGGAAGGGGTATGGAGGTGTGAAGCAGAGCCGGAATCGGGAGCAGCCCCCTCCCTGCTGGACGACGTGTTCCGGATGAGACCGAAACAGCCTTTGGGCAGCGATTGCAGTAGCAGCAGTGACTGCCAGGTGATCAA TGGCATGTGCTGCCAACAACAACGGTTGCACCACCGCGCCACCATCAAGCTCACCTGCGGTTACTTTCGCGATGCTTTTGATTGCGTGGACATGGTCGGAAATGAG CATCGGAACTAA
- the babo gene encoding TGF-beta receptor type-1 isoform X3 encodes MFAAHRLIFLGALLGASVCASPIELVMDTSLNASSSDPGTVARASKWQPTRAPLAKAANGTAGQQPYLAQSTSLATDNRSHNNNSNSNNSAVPMLLPQDGDGSDSGSAAPVASQELKPYVAQPVSKKQEKLIKCHCDICKESNNICETDGYCFTSVEKSEDRGIIFSYRCLDAGHLPPDDPSPCKVNSQIAHSQCCSESLCNTRANYSGVLPDMVPSRSLTSWELGAIILGVTLFICLTGTGSWYYFQRRKRLASGRPFAKEDSVYDPILNGNTTIHDIIEMTTSGSGSAGLPLLVQRSIARQVQLCHVIGKGRFGEVWRGRWRGENVAVKIFSSREECSWFREAEIYQTVMLRHENILGFIAADNKDNGTWTQLWLVTDYHENGSLFDYLTTHAVDTNTMLNMSLSIATGLAHLHMDIVGTRGKPAIAHRDLKSKNILVKSNLSCAIGDLGLAVRHVEKDDSVDIPSTHRVGTKRYMAPEVLDETMNAQHFDSYKRADVYAFGLILWEIARRCNMGMIYDEYQLPYYDAVQPDPSIEEMKKVVCIERIRPNIPNRWHASDVLHNMAKVMKECWYPNPVARLTALRIKKTLASISVEDKVKN; translated from the exons ATGTTCGCTGCTCACCGGCTCATCTTCCTGGGCGCTCTGCTCGGAGCCTCTGTTTGCG CTTCTCCCATCGAATTGGTAATGGACACCAGCTTGAACGCTTCCAGTTCGGATCCCGGGACTGTGGCTCGGGCCAGCAAATGGCAGCCGACCAGGGCGCCGCTGGCGAAGGCAGCAAACGGAACAGCTGGCCAGCAGCCTTATCTCGCCCAATCGACGTCGCTGGCCACTGATAACAGAAGtcataacaacaacagcaatagTAACAATAGCGCAGTGCCCATGTTGCTGCCCCAAGACGGCGATGGATCAGACTCTGGATCTGCTGCGCCTGTAGCATCTCAGGAGCTGAAGCCCTATGTAGCGCAGCCAGTTAGCAAAAAGCAAGAAA AGTTGATCAAATGCCACTGCGACATCTGCAAGGAATCTAACAACATTTGTGAGACGGACGGCTACTGCTTCACGTCGGTGGAGAAGAGCGAGGACAGGGGCATCATCTTCAGCTACAG ATGCCTGGACGCAGGCCACTTGCCACCCGATGATCCGTCCCCGTGCAAGGTTAATTCGCAGATAGCCCACTCACAGTGCTGCTCCGAGAGCCTTTGCAATACGCGAGCAAATTACAGTGGTGTCCTACCAG ACATGGTGCCGTCGCGCAGCTTGACCAGCTGGGAGTTGGGGGCCATCATCTTGGGCGTGACCCTCTTCATTTGCCTCACCGGCACCGGCTCGTGGTACTACTTCCAAAGGAGAAAGCGCTTGGCCAGCGGCAGACCCTTTGCCAAGGAGGACTCTGTCTACGATCCCATTTTGAATGGCAACACAACGATACACGACATCATCGAGATGACCACTTCGGGCTCCGGTTCGG CTGGTCTCCCCTTGTTGGTGCAACGATCCATTGCCCGACAGGTGCAACTGTGCCACGTGATCGGAAAGGGTCGCTTTGGCGAGGTGTGGCGTGGTCGCTGGCGAGGCGAGAACGTGGCCGTCAAGATCTTCTCCAGCCGCGAGGAGTGCTCTTGGTTCCGCGAGGCCGAGATTTATCAGACGGTTATGCTTCGGCATGAGAACATCCTGGGCTTCATAGCCGCCGACAACAAGG ACAATGGAACTTGGACACAGCTGTGGCTAGTGACAGACTACCACGAGAATGGATCGCTGTTCGATTATCTGACCACGCATGCGGTGGACACCAACACCATGCTGAACATGTCGCTGAGCATTGCCACTGGACTGGCCCACCTGCACATGGATATTGTGGGTACTCGCGGCAAGCCAGCCATTGCTCATCGGGATCTCAAGTCCAAGAACATCCTGGTCAAGTCGAACCTGAGCTGCGCCATCGGAGATTTGGGTTTGGCCGTGCGCCATGTGGAGAAAGATGACTCGGTGGACATTCCTTCCACGCATCGTGTGGGCACCAAGCGCTACATGGCCCCCGAGGTGCTGGATGAGACGATGAACGCCCAGCACTTTGACTCTTATAAGCGGGCCGATGTCTACGCCTTCGGTTTGATCCTCTGGGAGATTGCGCGGCGCTGCAACATGGGCATGATCTACGACGAGTACCAGTTGCCGTACTATGATGCCGTGCAACCGGATCCCAGCATCGAAGaaatgaagaag GTTGTTTGCATTGAAAGAATCCGCCCCAACATTCCAAATCGCTGGCACGCATCCGACGTGCTCCACAATATGGCCAAGGTGATGAAGGAGTGCTGGTATCCCAATCCCGTGGCGCGTTTGACCGCTCTGCGCATCAAGAAGACGCTAGCGAGCATAAGTGTCGAGGACAAAGTCAAAAACTGA
- the babo gene encoding TGF-beta receptor type-1 isoform X2, translated as MFAAHRLIFLGALLGASVCASPIELVMDTSLNASSSDPGTVARASKWQPTRAPLAKAANGTAGQQPYLAQSTSLATDNRSHNNNSNSNNSAVPMLLPQDGDGSDSGSAAPVASQELKPYVAQPVSKKQEKLIKCHCDICKESNNICETDGYCFTSVEKSEDRGIIFSYSCLDLKYDMHRIPFECLSGKPKYDTYRVECCRNEFCNKNEIMKRIFETDMVPSRSLTSWELGAIILGVTLFICLTGTGSWYYFQRRKRLASGRPFAKEDSVYDPILNGNTTIHDIIEMTTSGSGSAGLPLLVQRSIARQVQLCHVIGKGRFGEVWRGRWRGENVAVKIFSSREECSWFREAEIYQTVMLRHENILGFIAADNKDNGTWTQLWLVTDYHENGSLFDYLTTHAVDTNTMLNMSLSIATGLAHLHMDIVGTRGKPAIAHRDLKSKNILVKSNLSCAIGDLGLAVRHVEKDDSVDIPSTHRVGTKRYMAPEVLDETMNAQHFDSYKRADVYAFGLILWEIARRCNMGMIYDEYQLPYYDAVQPDPSIEEMKKVVCIERIRPNIPNRWHASDVLHNMAKVMKECWYPNPVARLTALRIKKTLASISVEDKVKN; from the exons ATGTTCGCTGCTCACCGGCTCATCTTCCTGGGCGCTCTGCTCGGAGCCTCTGTTTGCG CTTCTCCCATCGAATTGGTAATGGACACCAGCTTGAACGCTTCCAGTTCGGATCCCGGGACTGTGGCTCGGGCCAGCAAATGGCAGCCGACCAGGGCGCCGCTGGCGAAGGCAGCAAACGGAACAGCTGGCCAGCAGCCTTATCTCGCCCAATCGACGTCGCTGGCCACTGATAACAGAAGtcataacaacaacagcaatagTAACAATAGCGCAGTGCCCATGTTGCTGCCCCAAGACGGCGATGGATCAGACTCTGGATCTGCTGCGCCTGTAGCATCTCAGGAGCTGAAGCCCTATGTAGCGCAGCCAGTTAGCAAAAAGCAAGAAA AGTTGATCAAATGCCACTGCGACATCTGCAAGGAATCTAACAACATTTGTGAGACGGACGGCTACTGCTTCACGTCGGTGGAGAAGAGCGAGGACAGGGGCATCATCTTCAGCTACAG CTGCCTCGATTTGAAATACGATATGCATCGGATACCGTTTGAATGCCTCAGCGGTAAGCCCAAGtacgatacgtatagagttgAGTGTTGTAGGAATGAGTTCTGCAATAAGAATGAGATTATGAAAAGGATATTTGAAACAG ACATGGTGCCGTCGCGCAGCTTGACCAGCTGGGAGTTGGGGGCCATCATCTTGGGCGTGACCCTCTTCATTTGCCTCACCGGCACCGGCTCGTGGTACTACTTCCAAAGGAGAAAGCGCTTGGCCAGCGGCAGACCCTTTGCCAAGGAGGACTCTGTCTACGATCCCATTTTGAATGGCAACACAACGATACACGACATCATCGAGATGACCACTTCGGGCTCCGGTTCGG CTGGTCTCCCCTTGTTGGTGCAACGATCCATTGCCCGACAGGTGCAACTGTGCCACGTGATCGGAAAGGGTCGCTTTGGCGAGGTGTGGCGTGGTCGCTGGCGAGGCGAGAACGTGGCCGTCAAGATCTTCTCCAGCCGCGAGGAGTGCTCTTGGTTCCGCGAGGCCGAGATTTATCAGACGGTTATGCTTCGGCATGAGAACATCCTGGGCTTCATAGCCGCCGACAACAAGG ACAATGGAACTTGGACACAGCTGTGGCTAGTGACAGACTACCACGAGAATGGATCGCTGTTCGATTATCTGACCACGCATGCGGTGGACACCAACACCATGCTGAACATGTCGCTGAGCATTGCCACTGGACTGGCCCACCTGCACATGGATATTGTGGGTACTCGCGGCAAGCCAGCCATTGCTCATCGGGATCTCAAGTCCAAGAACATCCTGGTCAAGTCGAACCTGAGCTGCGCCATCGGAGATTTGGGTTTGGCCGTGCGCCATGTGGAGAAAGATGACTCGGTGGACATTCCTTCCACGCATCGTGTGGGCACCAAGCGCTACATGGCCCCCGAGGTGCTGGATGAGACGATGAACGCCCAGCACTTTGACTCTTATAAGCGGGCCGATGTCTACGCCTTCGGTTTGATCCTCTGGGAGATTGCGCGGCGCTGCAACATGGGCATGATCTACGACGAGTACCAGTTGCCGTACTATGATGCCGTGCAACCGGATCCCAGCATCGAAGaaatgaagaag GTTGTTTGCATTGAAAGAATCCGCCCCAACATTCCAAATCGCTGGCACGCATCCGACGTGCTCCACAATATGGCCAAGGTGATGAAGGAGTGCTGGTATCCCAATCCCGTGGCGCGTTTGACCGCTCTGCGCATCAAGAAGACGCTAGCGAGCATAAGTGTCGAGGACAAAGTCAAAAACTGA
- the babo gene encoding TGF-beta receptor type-1 isoform X1: protein MFAAHRLIFLGALLGASVCASPIELVMDTSLNASSSDPGTVARASKWQPTRAPLAKAANGTAGQQPYLAQSTSLATDNRSHNNNSNSNNSAVPMLLPQDGDGSDSGSAAPVASQELKPYVAQPVSKKQEKLIKCHCDICKESNNICETDGYCFTSVEKSEDRGIIFSYRCLNMSQSFPPGRFIWCNAGPGPTARPAARHGGHACCKDRDFCNRWLRPVIKMEGGRRLNSLVAVEDMVPSRSLTSWELGAIILGVTLFICLTGTGSWYYFQRRKRLASGRPFAKEDSVYDPILNGNTTIHDIIEMTTSGSGSAGLPLLVQRSIARQVQLCHVIGKGRFGEVWRGRWRGENVAVKIFSSREECSWFREAEIYQTVMLRHENILGFIAADNKDNGTWTQLWLVTDYHENGSLFDYLTTHAVDTNTMLNMSLSIATGLAHLHMDIVGTRGKPAIAHRDLKSKNILVKSNLSCAIGDLGLAVRHVEKDDSVDIPSTHRVGTKRYMAPEVLDETMNAQHFDSYKRADVYAFGLILWEIARRCNMGMIYDEYQLPYYDAVQPDPSIEEMKKVVCIERIRPNIPNRWHASDVLHNMAKVMKECWYPNPVARLTALRIKKTLASISVEDKVKN, encoded by the exons ATGTTCGCTGCTCACCGGCTCATCTTCCTGGGCGCTCTGCTCGGAGCCTCTGTTTGCG CTTCTCCCATCGAATTGGTAATGGACACCAGCTTGAACGCTTCCAGTTCGGATCCCGGGACTGTGGCTCGGGCCAGCAAATGGCAGCCGACCAGGGCGCCGCTGGCGAAGGCAGCAAACGGAACAGCTGGCCAGCAGCCTTATCTCGCCCAATCGACGTCGCTGGCCACTGATAACAGAAGtcataacaacaacagcaatagTAACAATAGCGCAGTGCCCATGTTGCTGCCCCAAGACGGCGATGGATCAGACTCTGGATCTGCTGCGCCTGTAGCATCTCAGGAGCTGAAGCCCTATGTAGCGCAGCCAGTTAGCAAAAAGCAAGAAA AGTTGATCAAATGCCACTGCGACATCTGCAAGGAATCTAACAACATTTGTGAGACGGACGGCTACTGCTTCACGTCGGTGGAGAAGAGCGAGGACAGGGGCATCATCTTCAGCTACAG ATGCCTCAATATGTCGCAGAGCTTTCCGCCGGGTCGGTTCATCTGGTGCAACGCGGGCCCTGGACCCACCGCCCGTCCGGCAGCCCGGCACGGCGGACACGCCTGCTGCAAGGACAGAGACTTTTGCAACCGATGGCTCCGGCCCGTCATCAAGATGGAGGGTGGCCGGCGGTTGAATTCGTTGGTCGCCGTTGAAG ACATGGTGCCGTCGCGCAGCTTGACCAGCTGGGAGTTGGGGGCCATCATCTTGGGCGTGACCCTCTTCATTTGCCTCACCGGCACCGGCTCGTGGTACTACTTCCAAAGGAGAAAGCGCTTGGCCAGCGGCAGACCCTTTGCCAAGGAGGACTCTGTCTACGATCCCATTTTGAATGGCAACACAACGATACACGACATCATCGAGATGACCACTTCGGGCTCCGGTTCGG CTGGTCTCCCCTTGTTGGTGCAACGATCCATTGCCCGACAGGTGCAACTGTGCCACGTGATCGGAAAGGGTCGCTTTGGCGAGGTGTGGCGTGGTCGCTGGCGAGGCGAGAACGTGGCCGTCAAGATCTTCTCCAGCCGCGAGGAGTGCTCTTGGTTCCGCGAGGCCGAGATTTATCAGACGGTTATGCTTCGGCATGAGAACATCCTGGGCTTCATAGCCGCCGACAACAAGG ACAATGGAACTTGGACACAGCTGTGGCTAGTGACAGACTACCACGAGAATGGATCGCTGTTCGATTATCTGACCACGCATGCGGTGGACACCAACACCATGCTGAACATGTCGCTGAGCATTGCCACTGGACTGGCCCACCTGCACATGGATATTGTGGGTACTCGCGGCAAGCCAGCCATTGCTCATCGGGATCTCAAGTCCAAGAACATCCTGGTCAAGTCGAACCTGAGCTGCGCCATCGGAGATTTGGGTTTGGCCGTGCGCCATGTGGAGAAAGATGACTCGGTGGACATTCCTTCCACGCATCGTGTGGGCACCAAGCGCTACATGGCCCCCGAGGTGCTGGATGAGACGATGAACGCCCAGCACTTTGACTCTTATAAGCGGGCCGATGTCTACGCCTTCGGTTTGATCCTCTGGGAGATTGCGCGGCGCTGCAACATGGGCATGATCTACGACGAGTACCAGTTGCCGTACTATGATGCCGTGCAACCGGATCCCAGCATCGAAGaaatgaagaag GTTGTTTGCATTGAAAGAATCCGCCCCAACATTCCAAATCGCTGGCACGCATCCGACGTGCTCCACAATATGGCCAAGGTGATGAAGGAGTGCTGGTATCCCAATCCCGTGGCGCGTTTGACCGCTCTGCGCATCAAGAAGACGCTAGCGAGCATAAGTGTCGAGGACAAAGTCAAAAACTGA
- the babo gene encoding TGF-beta receptor type-1 isoform X4: MVPSRSLTSWELGAIILGVTLFICLTGTGSWYYFQRRKRLASGRPFAKEDSVYDPILNGNTTIHDIIEMTTSGSGSAGLPLLVQRSIARQVQLCHVIGKGRFGEVWRGRWRGENVAVKIFSSREECSWFREAEIYQTVMLRHENILGFIAADNKDNGTWTQLWLVTDYHENGSLFDYLTTHAVDTNTMLNMSLSIATGLAHLHMDIVGTRGKPAIAHRDLKSKNILVKSNLSCAIGDLGLAVRHVEKDDSVDIPSTHRVGTKRYMAPEVLDETMNAQHFDSYKRADVYAFGLILWEIARRCNMGMIYDEYQLPYYDAVQPDPSIEEMKKVVCIERIRPNIPNRWHASDVLHNMAKVMKECWYPNPVARLTALRIKKTLASISVEDKVKN; encoded by the exons ATGGTGCCGTCGCGCAGCTTGACCAGCTGGGAGTTGGGGGCCATCATCTTGGGCGTGACCCTCTTCATTTGCCTCACCGGCACCGGCTCGTGGTACTACTTCCAAAGGAGAAAGCGCTTGGCCAGCGGCAGACCCTTTGCCAAGGAGGACTCTGTCTACGATCCCATTTTGAATGGCAACACAACGATACACGACATCATCGAGATGACCACTTCGGGCTCCGGTTCGG CTGGTCTCCCCTTGTTGGTGCAACGATCCATTGCCCGACAGGTGCAACTGTGCCACGTGATCGGAAAGGGTCGCTTTGGCGAGGTGTGGCGTGGTCGCTGGCGAGGCGAGAACGTGGCCGTCAAGATCTTCTCCAGCCGCGAGGAGTGCTCTTGGTTCCGCGAGGCCGAGATTTATCAGACGGTTATGCTTCGGCATGAGAACATCCTGGGCTTCATAGCCGCCGACAACAAGG ACAATGGAACTTGGACACAGCTGTGGCTAGTGACAGACTACCACGAGAATGGATCGCTGTTCGATTATCTGACCACGCATGCGGTGGACACCAACACCATGCTGAACATGTCGCTGAGCATTGCCACTGGACTGGCCCACCTGCACATGGATATTGTGGGTACTCGCGGCAAGCCAGCCATTGCTCATCGGGATCTCAAGTCCAAGAACATCCTGGTCAAGTCGAACCTGAGCTGCGCCATCGGAGATTTGGGTTTGGCCGTGCGCCATGTGGAGAAAGATGACTCGGTGGACATTCCTTCCACGCATCGTGTGGGCACCAAGCGCTACATGGCCCCCGAGGTGCTGGATGAGACGATGAACGCCCAGCACTTTGACTCTTATAAGCGGGCCGATGTCTACGCCTTCGGTTTGATCCTCTGGGAGATTGCGCGGCGCTGCAACATGGGCATGATCTACGACGAGTACCAGTTGCCGTACTATGATGCCGTGCAACCGGATCCCAGCATCGAAGaaatgaagaag GTTGTTTGCATTGAAAGAATCCGCCCCAACATTCCAAATCGCTGGCACGCATCCGACGTGCTCCACAATATGGCCAAGGTGATGAAGGAGTGCTGGTATCCCAATCCCGTGGCGCGTTTGACCGCTCTGCGCATCAAGAAGACGCTAGCGAGCATAAGTGTCGAGGACAAAGTCAAAAACTGA
- the Tom7 gene encoding mitochondrial import receptor subunit TOM7 homolog: protein MELSEGVKERLGVVVGAVQTTFHWGFVPLVLYLGFAKGAEPGMPPLSILSLLWQ, encoded by the exons ATGGAGCTGTCTGAGGGAGTTAAGGAGCGTCTGGGAGTTGTCGTTGGTGCCGTGCAGACCACATTCCACTGGGGGTTTGTTCCCCTTGTTTTGTATTTGG GATTTGCCAAGGGAGCTGAGCCTGGCATGCCGCCGCTTTCCATTCTGAGCCTCTTGTGGCAGtag
- the LOC108123290 gene encoding uncharacterized protein has protein sequence MKTTNLGLYAFRLTFGQAPSLSTQATSHCSHGFTTSSSAPNRVVTRSATMLALFGIALSSFSLKQLLAKKQKHQGLRKL, from the exons ATGAAAACAACCAACCTCGGCCTGTACGCTTTCCGTTTAACCTTCGGTCAG GCGCCGTCGCTGTCCACACAGGCAACGTCGCACTGCAGCCATGGATTCACCACCAGCTCTTCGGCACCAAACCGTGTGGTGACGCGCTCTGCAACCATGCTGGCGCTTTTTGGCATCGCCCTGTCCTCATTCAGCCTGAAGCAGCTTCTCGCCAAGAAGCAGAAACACCAGGGCCTCCGCAAGCTCTAA
- the LOC108123289 gene encoding uncharacterized protein, giving the protein MDHLKPGDSCLECLELGLDHKLRLFYINLDEELLKCESRTCLWPHNDEVSSDEDFDFGDPSETDLSLSDGPSANPPAHPAAKTSDKVECSYSADASLPATAGNDDDDQFILELLKQLDPAPQMVPMEPSLPDLSSSAHTEAKIQPDFDMPNLMDFNIDFPVSVPATETKSVTESPIEYKETDQPPMKLKLPEKKGALLKNLKSQLADKLNSSSEKEEKIEQKVNPIPADIKPQIQNNLQIDPFSSPLKKASTQPRSPPPALNVIISIPELKKPNSFLDAIKRHDKERSSAARRRYRVPGPAGRGRYTKAVMQLFDNLETTKAKQRPPQP; this is encoded by the coding sequence ATGGACCACCTAAAGCCAGGAGACTCTTGCCTCGAATGTTTGGAACTCGGCTTAGATCACAAGCTGCGCCTATTCTACATCAATCTTGACGAGGAACTGCTCAAGTGCGAGTCTCGTACTTGTCTCTGGCCGCACAATGACGAGGTTTCTTCGGATGAGGATTTTGACTTTGGGGATCCTTCTGAAACTGATCTGAGTCTATCTGATGGACCGAGTGCAAACCCGCCAGCACATCCCGCTGCGAAAACGTCTGATAAGGTGGAATGTTCCTATTCTGCAGATGCTTCATTGCCTGCAACGGCGGGGAACGATGACGACGACCAGTTCATTTTGGAGTTGCTAAAGCAACTGGATCCAGCTCCGCAAATGGTACCTATGGAGCCTTCACTGCCCGATCTGTCCTCTTCAGCCCATACTGAAGCAAAGATTCAGCCAGATTTTGACATGCCGAACCTAATGGATTTCAATATAGACTTTCCTGTGTCTGTACCTGCTACAGAAACCAAATCCGTTACAGAATCTCCAATAGAATATAAGGAAACAGACCAGCCGCCTATGAAGCTAAAGCTTCCAGAAAAAAAGGGCGCACTGCTGAAAAATCTCAAAAGCCAATTGGCGGATAAACTCAACAGTTCGTCGGAAAAGGAAGAGAAAATTGAACAAAAAGTGAATCCAATTCCTGCTGATATCAAGCCCCAAATTCAAAATAACCTGCAGATAGATCCCTTTAGCAGCCCGCTGAAGAAAGCGTCCACTCAGCCGCGTAGTCCTCCACCGGCCTTAAATGTTATCATCAGTATTCCGGAGCTCAAAAAGCCCAATTCCTTTCTGGACGCTATTAAACGCCATGACAAAGAGCGATCATCAGCGGCTCGGAGACGTTACAGAGTCCCGGGACCGGCTGGTAGAGGCCGCTATACCAAAGCTGTGATGCAGTTATTCGACAATTTGGAGACCACGAAAGCAAAGCAAAGGCCGCCCCAACCTTAA